A window of Shumkonia mesophila genomic DNA:
CTGCCGTCCGGATGGCCAGCAGATCGCCCGCCTTCAGCGCCGGAAGCAGGCGTTGCTGGGCGAAGGTGTCGCCGGTCTCGCAAATGGGGCCAACCACGTCCATTTCCCTGAGATGGGCATTCGCCGCCGGTTCTTCCACCGGCACGATGTCGTGGTGGGCGTCATAGAGGGCCGGACGGATCAGGTCGTTCATGCCGGCGTCGACGATGACGAAGGTGCGCGTCGCCCCCTCCTTCACGTAGATCACGCGGGTCACCAGGATGCCGGCGTTGCCGGCGATCATGCGGCCGGGCTCCAGGATCAGGTGGCAGCCGAGGTCGGCGATGGTGTCCTTCACCACCTGGGCGTAGTCGGCGGGCGACGGGGACGGCGCCTGGCCATAGGGAATGCCGAGGCCGCCGCCGAGGTCGAGCCGTTCGATGGCCAGGCCGTCGGCGCGCAGCAGGGCGACGAGGTCGCGCACCCGCTGGTAGGCGTTGCGAAACGGCGCCAGATCGAGAAGCTGCGAGCCGATGTGCACCGCGATGCCGACGACGCGGATCTGGGGCATGGCGGCGGCGCGGGCATAGACGGCGTGCGCCCGGGTCCATTCGATGCCGAATTTGTTCTCGCTCTTGCCCGTGGTGATCTTGGCGTGGGTGTTGGCGTCGACGTCGGGGTTGATGCGGATGGCGACCGGCGCCCTGACGCCCAGCGCGCCGGCGACTTCGGCCACCGCCTCCAGCTCCGGCTCGGATTCGACGTTGATCTGCCAGACCCCGGCCTTGAGCGTCGAGGCGATCTCGGCGGCCGTCTTGCCGACCCCGGAAAACACGATGCGGCCGGCCGGCACGCCGCCGGCCACGGCGCGCTTGAATTCGCCGCCCGACACCACGTCGGCGCCGGCGCCCAGGCGGGCCAGGGTGCGGATGACCCCGATGTTGCCGTTGGCCTTGACCGCGAAGCAGACGGTTGCCGGCAGGCCGGCGAAGCCGGCGGCGAAAACCTCGTAGTGCCTCTCAAGGGTGGCCGTCGAATAGCAGTAGAACGGCGTTCCCACCTCTTCGGCGAGGGTGTCGAGCGCGACGGCTTCGGCGTGAAGGCGTCCGCCCTCGTAGCGGAAATGATCCATGGCGGTTGTTCGTGTCCGTGGTTATTCGGCCGGGTATTCGCGCGGATAGGTGCTGCCCGGCGGCGGTTCGAGGGAGCCCTTGCGGCCGCAGGCGGTGAGTGGGGCGAGCAGGCCCAGGACCAGCAGGGCGATCAGAAGCCGGCGCATCATGGCTTGGTCCCTCCGGTTGCCCCTGCCGTCGCCAGGAACCGCCGCCGCGCCTCGGCGACGGCGCGGCGCACGGCGTCGGGGGCGGTGCCGCCGAGGCTGGTCCGGCTTTTCACCGAGTTCTCCACGCCCAGCACCGCGAAGACGTCGGCGGTGGCGCCAGGGGCTTCCTGGCGCATGTCGTCCAGCGACAGGTCCTCGATGCCGCAGCCCCGGGTCTCGGCCAGCTTGACCAGCCGGCCGGTGACGTGATGGGCCTCGCGGAAGGGCAGGCCCAGGACCCGCACCAGCCAGTCGGCGAGGTCGGTGGCGGTGGCGAAGCCACGCCCCGCCGCCTCGCGCATCCGCTCGGCGTTGAAGCGGGCGCCCTCGATCATGCCGGTCATGGCGGCCAGCGAAAGGGTCAGGGTGTCGGCGGCGTCGAACACCGCCTCCTTGTCCTCCTGCATGTCCTTGGCGTAGGTCATGGGCAGGCCCTTGAGCACGATCAGCAGCGTGTTGAGCTGGCCGATCACCCGCCCGACCTTGGCGCGCACCAGTTCGGCGGCGTCGGGGTTGCGCTTCTGGGGCATGATCGAACTGCCGGTCGAGAAGGCGTCCGACAGCCGCACGAAGGCGAAGGGCTCCGAGCACCAGATGACGATTTCCTCGGCCAGGCGCGACAGGTGCACGGCCAGGATCGCCGCCGTTCCCAGGTATTCCAGCGCGAAATCGCGGTCGGACACCGCGTCCATCGAATTGGCGCACGGCCGATCGAAGCCCAGCGCCCGGGCGGTCATGGCGCGGTCGATGGGAAACGACGTCCCGGCCAGGGCGGCGGCGCCGAGCGGGCATTCGTTCAGGCGGGCACGGCAATCGGCGGCGCGGCCGCGGTCGCGCCCCAGCATCTCGACGTAGGCCAGCAGATGGTGGCCCAGCGTCACCGGCTGCGCCGTCTGCAGGTGGGTGAAGCCCGGCATCACCGAGCCGGCGTGCCTTTCGGCCTGTTCGATCAGAACCGCTTGCAGGGCTTTCACCTGGCCGTCCAGGGTGTCCAGCGCGTCGCGCACCCACAGGCGGAAATCGGTCGCCACCTGGTCGTTGCGCGAGCGGGCGGTGTGCAGCCGCTTGGCCGGTTCGCCGATGCGTTCGGCCAGTCGGCTTTCGATGTTCATGTGGATGTCCTCAAGCTCGCGCGAGAAGACGAAGGTGCCGGCGGCGATCTCGGCGGCGATGGCGTCCAGCCCGGCCTCGACGGCCTTGCCGTCGGCGGCAGACAGGATGCCGGTTGCGACAAGCATCTGGCAATGGGCCTTCGAGCCTGCGATATCCTGTGTCGCGAGGCGCCGATCGACGTCGATCGAGGCGTTGATTTCCTGCATGATCGACGCCGGGCCCGTTTCGAACCGCCCGCCCCATATGCTACTGGTCGTGGGGTCCGATGGGGAATGCTTCTTGCTCATGGTACGATCTGCCGAGGCTTTGACGTGAAACCAGCCATTGCGCTGTCGGTTGCTCTAGGGGTCGTCGCGGCGTTTGTCGCGACCATAGCCTTGTATCATGCCGATAGGCAAACGCGAACATGCGGTCCGGGAAGCGGAAAAGTGGCGGCGTTCCAGCCGGCGGTGGACCCGGCGCCGCTGCCCGACGTGCCGTTCGTCGACGCCGATGGAAGGCCGCGCGCGCTTGCCGATTTCAAGGGCAAGGGCGTGGTTCTGAACTTCTGGGCCACCTGGTGCGTCCCGTGCGTGGCCGAAATGCCGGCGCTGGACCGCCTGCGGGCCCGTCTGGCCGGACGCGGCATCGAGGTGCTGGCGCTGTCTTCCGACCGCGGCGGCGCCCCGGTGGTGCAGGGCTTTTTTGCCCAACACGGCATCGGGCATCTGCCGGTGGCGCTGGATCAGGGCCTGCGCGCGGCGCGCGCCCTGGGGGTCCAGGGACTGCCGACGACGGTACTGATCGACGGGGCCGGCCGCGACAGGGGCCGCTTGGTCGGCGCCGCCGAGTGGGATTCCGAGGATGCCGTCGCCCTGGTGGAAGACTGCCTGACCGGCAAGAAACGATGACGCAAAGGATGGCAAGACGATGACGAGAACGATCGTGATGGTGGCCCTGGCGGGCCTTCTTTGCGCCTGCGCGGCGCCGGCTCCTACGTGGGAAAAGCCGGGCACCGGCGCGGCCGAAGCGAAACGCTTCACGCAGAACTGCCAGGCCTTCGCGGCGGTGGAAGCCGACCGCAGGTACCGCTACGACTATCCGCGCGAAACCGGCGGGCCGATGGGGCCGGGCGACCGCTTCCAGGCGACGATGGCCGACAACGAGGCCTCGCTGTTCAAGAACCGGGTCTTCAACGAGTGCATGCAGAGCCACGGCTATCGCAAGGCTGGCGCCGCTGCCAAGCCGTGAGGCGGCGGTGCAAGGAAAAGGCGTGGCGGGGGGCCCTGTCGGACCGCCGGCCACGCCTTGAGGCGGGGAGGAGGGGGAGGATGAGGAAGGAAGGGAAGGGGTTCGTCAGGCCGCGAGCGGCTGCTTGAGCTGGTCGTTGGAGGCCGCCGCATGCGGTTCGGCGCGAAGCGCCGGCATGTCGGAA
This region includes:
- the lysA gene encoding diaminopimelate decarboxylase, which translates into the protein MDHFRYEGGRLHAEAVALDTLAEEVGTPFYCYSTATLERHYEVFAAGFAGLPATVCFAVKANGNIGVIRTLARLGAGADVVSGGEFKRAVAGGVPAGRIVFSGVGKTAAEIASTLKAGVWQINVESEPELEAVAEVAGALGVRAPVAIRINPDVDANTHAKITTGKSENKFGIEWTRAHAVYARAAAMPQIRVVGIAVHIGSQLLDLAPFRNAYQRVRDLVALLRADGLAIERLDLGGGLGIPYGQAPSPSPADYAQVVKDTIADLGCHLILEPGRMIAGNAGILVTRVIYVKEGATRTFVIVDAGMNDLIRPALYDAHHDIVPVEEPAANAHLREMDVVGPICETGDTFAQQRLLPALKAGDLLAIRTAGAYGAVMASAYNARSLPPEILVKGDTFHVVRERIGVDDLLARESVPNWLGGP
- the lptM gene encoding LPS translocon maturation chaperone LptM, whose translation is MMRRLLIALLVLGLLAPLTACGRKGSLEPPPGSTYPREYPAE
- the argH gene encoding argininosuccinate lyase; amino-acid sequence: MSKKHSPSDPTTSSIWGGRFETGPASIMQEINASIDVDRRLATQDIAGSKAHCQMLVATGILSAADGKAVEAGLDAIAAEIAAGTFVFSRELEDIHMNIESRLAERIGEPAKRLHTARSRNDQVATDFRLWVRDALDTLDGQVKALQAVLIEQAERHAGSVMPGFTHLQTAQPVTLGHHLLAYVEMLGRDRGRAADCRARLNECPLGAAALAGTSFPIDRAMTARALGFDRPCANSMDAVSDRDFALEYLGTAAILAVHLSRLAEEIVIWCSEPFAFVRLSDAFSTGSSIMPQKRNPDAAELVRAKVGRVIGQLNTLLIVLKGLPMTYAKDMQEDKEAVFDAADTLTLSLAAMTGMIEGARFNAERMREAAGRGFATATDLADWLVRVLGLPFREAHHVTGRLVKLAETRGCGIEDLSLDDMRQEAPGATADVFAVLGVENSVKSRTSLGGTAPDAVRRAVAEARRRFLATAGATGGTKP
- a CDS encoding TlpA disulfide reductase family protein, translated to MAAFQPAVDPAPLPDVPFVDADGRPRALADFKGKGVVLNFWATWCVPCVAEMPALDRLRARLAGRGIEVLALSSDRGGAPVVQGFFAQHGIGHLPVALDQGLRAARALGVQGLPTTVLIDGAGRDRGRLVGAAEWDSEDAVALVEDCLTGKKR